A single window of Nicotiana tomentosiformis chromosome 1, ASM39032v3, whole genome shotgun sequence DNA harbors:
- the LOC104099681 gene encoding protein DETOXIFICATION 33-like produces the protein MCCYNRSDIELSRESLKMEEKPSEIWKKVIYFPKKKNLTKKWWAEFKKVWHIAGPAIITSVSVFSMDLVTASFVGQLGDIELAAVSEVQNVLIGFVHGIMLGLGSALETLCGQAVGAGEFNMLGIYLQRSWIISIVTALLLTPVYVFSSQILNLLHQDPNISDLAGKYAVWIIPEIFASALNYPTEKFLQAQSKVWFMAFSSMLTLAFHVLLNWIFVTKFGMGLVGAAIAGNISYWILVVAKIIYIVCGWFPEAWTGFSFLAFKSLTKFLKLSIASAVMLCLEVWYYTAVILIVGGLKNAAIAVDSISICMNLQVWTLMVALGFSVSASVRVSNELGAGNPKAAKFTVAVNVLTSAILGVVFSVMILATKNQFPRMFSKQQNVISETSKLGVILALTIFISSIQPVLHGVAIGAGWQFLVAIVNFVCYYGLGLPIGAILGYKFNLGVQGVWSAMLGGSLLQTIILFAIIGRTNWHKEALQAEERVRTFGGQMEIQQGS, from the exons ATGTGTTGCTACAACAGAAGTGACATTGAACTGTCAAGGGAGTCTCTAAAAATGGAAGAAAAGCCTTCAGAAATATGGAAGAAAGTAATATActttccaaaaaagaaaaatttaacAAAGAAATGGTGGGCTGAATTCAAGAAAGTGTGGCACATAGCAGGACCAGCTATTATAACTTCAGTGTCTGTATTTTCAATGGACTTAGTCACTGCTTCTTTTGTTGGACAACTTGGAGATATTGAACTTGCTGCAGTCTCTGAAGTTCAAAATGTTCTAATTGGCTTTGTACACGGAATTATG TTAGGATTAGGAAGTGCACTCGAAACGCTATGTGGTCAAGCAGTTGGGGCTGGAGAATTCAACATGCTTGGAATTTACTTGCAAAGATCATGGATTATAAGTATAGTTACAGCATTGCTCTTGACACCGGTTTATGTTTTCTCGTCTCAAATACTGAACCTCTTACATCAAGATCCAAACATATCTGATCTTGCTGGTAAATATGCAGTTTGGATAATTCCTGAAATATTTGCAAGTGCATTGAATTATCCTACAGAGAAGTTTCTTCAAGCTCAGAGCAAAGTTTGGTTCATGGCTTTTAGTTCAATGTTGACATTGGCTTTTCATGTGCTGTTGAATTGGATTTTTGTGACAAAGTTTggtatgggacttgttggtgctGCTATAGCTGGGAATATATCTTACTGGATTTTGGTTGTGGCTAAGATTATTTACATTGTTTGTGGTTGGTTTCCTGAGGCATGGACTGGTTTTTCATTTTTGGCTTTCAAATCATTaaccaaattcttgaagctctcAATTGCCTCAGCAGTTATGTTATG TTTAGAGGTATGGTACTATACAGCAGTGATCTTAATTGTAGGAGGGTTGAAGAATGCTGCAATTGCTGTTGACTCAATATCAATATG CATGAATTTGCAAGTATGGACACTAATGGTTGCCCTTGGTTTCAGTGTATCAGCCAG TGTGAGAGTTTCAAATGAACTAGGAGCTGGAAATCCAAAAGCTGCAAAATTCACAGTTGCAGTCAATGTCTTGACATCAGCAATACTTGGAGTTGTTTTTTCAGTTATGATATTGGCCACAAAAAATCAGTTCCCAAGAATGTTCTCAAAACAGCAAAATGTTATAAGTGAGACATCTAAGTTGGGTGTTATTCTTGCATTAACCATCTTCATTAGCAGCATCCAACCTGTTCTTCATG GGGTTGCTATTGGAGCAGGATGGCAGTTTCTAGTGGCCATAGTAAATTTTGTATGTTATTATGGTTTGGGACTGCCAATAGGAGCAATTCTTGGCTACAAATTTAATCTTGGCGTTCAGGGAGTCTGGTCTGCAATGCTTGGTGGCAGCTTGCTTCAAACCATCATCCTCTTTGCTATTATTGGTCGCACGAATTGGCACAAAGAG GCGCTTCAAGCTGAGGAGAGGGTGAGGACATTTGGTGGCCAAATGGAGATTCAGCAAGGCTCGTGA
- the LOC104099674 gene encoding protein DETOXIFICATION 33-like isoform X1 has product MAVEPVGALEMERKFQADDCDDAKKMSKKSFNESKKLWEIAAPAIITAVSQFSIGFVSVAFVGHLGSLELAAISVVQNVIEGFVYGVMLGMGSALETLCGQAVGAERFDMLGIYLQRSCVITLVTSLFLTPFYVFTSPILKLLHQDKRIAEIAGKYAIWVIPQLYAYALNFPVQKFLQAQSKIWVMTIINVVVLVFHIVLNWVLVTKLGHGLLGAAMAGNISWWLVVLAQNIYVISGFFPESWTGFSILAFKSLWNFVKLSLASAVMLCLELWYFTVVILMVGWLKNPEIKVDAVSTSLDLQLWVLMITLGFNAAISVRVSNELGAGRPKAAKFSVVIAVITSTIVGVVFTVAVIATKNYYPRMFSDKPEVLHETSKLSYFLAATIFLMSIQPILHGVAVGAGWQYSVAIINVVCYYIIGLPLGACLGYIANIGVNGIWTGMLVGTLLQTLVLMYKMWKVNWRKEAIYAEERIRTYGDQPSQDGIEQTGSRGTSPLPVVT; this is encoded by the exons ATGGCAGTAGAACCAGTGGGAGCTCTTGAAATGGAAAGAAAATTTCAAGCTGATGATTGTGATGATGCAAAGAAAATGAGCAAAAAGAGCTTTAATGAATCCAAGAAGTTGTGGGAAATAGCTGCTCCTGCTATTATCACAGCAGTTTCTCAGTTTTCCATTGGCTTTGTCAGCGTTGCATTCGTCGGACATCTTGGTTCTCTAGAGTTAGCTGCTATCTCTGTTGTTCAGAATGTTATTGAAGGTTTTGTCTATGGAGTTATG CTAGGGATGGGAAGTGCACTTGAGACACTTTGTGGACAAGCTGTTGGAGCAGAACGATTCGATATGCTTGGAATTTATTTGCAAAGATCATGTGTGATTACTCTAGTGACATCCTTATTTTTGACACCATTTTATGTATTCACATCACCAATATTGAAGCTCCTACACCAAGATAAGCGTATCGCAGAAATTGCAGGAAAATATGCAATTTGGGTGATTCCTCAACTCTATGCTTATGCATTGAACTTTCCTGTTCAGAAATTCCTTCAAGCACAAAGCAAAATATGGGTTATGACAATAATCAACGTTGTCGTATTGGTATTTCATATTGTATTGAATTGGGTGCTGGTGACAAAGCTCGGGCATGGACTTCTTGGTGCTGCAATGGCAGGGAATATATCGTGGTGGCTCGTGGTTTTAGCTCAGAACATCTATGTTATTTCTGGCTTTTTTCCTGAATCATGGACTGGATTTTCCATATTAGCTTTTAAATCTCTTTGGAATTTTGTCAAATTGTCACTTGCATCAGCTGTCATGTTATG CCTGGAGCTATGGTATTTTACTGTGGTAATTCTTATGGTTGGCTGGTTAAAAAATCCGGAAATTAAAGTAGATGCTGTATCAACCAG CTTGGACTTGCAACTTTGGGTACTGATGATCACTCTAGGTTTCAATGCTGCAATCAG TGTACGTGTTTCGAATGAACTGGGAGCTGGTCGTCCAAAAGCTGCAAAATTCTCGGTAGTGATTGCTGTAATTACATCAACTATTGTTGGAGTTGTATTTACAGTTGCAGTAATTGCTACTAAAAATTATTACCCGAGAATGTTTTCTGATAAACCCGAAGTCCTACATGAGACATCCAAATTGTCATATTTCTTGGCTGCTACTATTTTCCTAATGAGTATCCAACCAATACTTCATG GTGTAGCAGTTGGAGCTGGATGGCAATATTCAGTTGCGATTATAAACGTTGTTTGTTACTATATAATTGGCCTTCCTTTGGGTGCTTGCCTTGGTTACATTGCAAACATTGGTGTTAATGGAATATGGACAGGAATGCTCGTCGGTACCTTGCTTCAAACATTAGTTTTGATGTATAAAATGTGGAAAGTTAATTGGCGAAAAGAG GCAATATATGCTGAAGAGCGCATCAGAACATATGGTGACCAGCCTTCTCAAGATGGTATTGAACAAACTGGATCGCGTGGTACCTCGCCTCTGCCAGTAGTAACATGA
- the LOC104099674 gene encoding protein DETOXIFICATION 33-like isoform X2, whose protein sequence is MGSALETLCGQAVGAERFDMLGIYLQRSCVITLVTSLFLTPFYVFTSPILKLLHQDKRIAEIAGKYAIWVIPQLYAYALNFPVQKFLQAQSKIWVMTIINVVVLVFHIVLNWVLVTKLGHGLLGAAMAGNISWWLVVLAQNIYVISGFFPESWTGFSILAFKSLWNFVKLSLASAVMLCLELWYFTVVILMVGWLKNPEIKVDAVSTSLDLQLWVLMITLGFNAAISVRVSNELGAGRPKAAKFSVVIAVITSTIVGVVFTVAVIATKNYYPRMFSDKPEVLHETSKLSYFLAATIFLMSIQPILHGVAVGAGWQYSVAIINVVCYYIIGLPLGACLGYIANIGVNGIWTGMLVGTLLQTLVLMYKMWKVNWRKEAIYAEERIRTYGDQPSQDGIEQTGSRGTSPLPVVT, encoded by the exons ATGGGAAGTGCACTTGAGACACTTTGTGGACAAGCTGTTGGAGCAGAACGATTCGATATGCTTGGAATTTATTTGCAAAGATCATGTGTGATTACTCTAGTGACATCCTTATTTTTGACACCATTTTATGTATTCACATCACCAATATTGAAGCTCCTACACCAAGATAAGCGTATCGCAGAAATTGCAGGAAAATATGCAATTTGGGTGATTCCTCAACTCTATGCTTATGCATTGAACTTTCCTGTTCAGAAATTCCTTCAAGCACAAAGCAAAATATGGGTTATGACAATAATCAACGTTGTCGTATTGGTATTTCATATTGTATTGAATTGGGTGCTGGTGACAAAGCTCGGGCATGGACTTCTTGGTGCTGCAATGGCAGGGAATATATCGTGGTGGCTCGTGGTTTTAGCTCAGAACATCTATGTTATTTCTGGCTTTTTTCCTGAATCATGGACTGGATTTTCCATATTAGCTTTTAAATCTCTTTGGAATTTTGTCAAATTGTCACTTGCATCAGCTGTCATGTTATG CCTGGAGCTATGGTATTTTACTGTGGTAATTCTTATGGTTGGCTGGTTAAAAAATCCGGAAATTAAAGTAGATGCTGTATCAACCAG CTTGGACTTGCAACTTTGGGTACTGATGATCACTCTAGGTTTCAATGCTGCAATCAG TGTACGTGTTTCGAATGAACTGGGAGCTGGTCGTCCAAAAGCTGCAAAATTCTCGGTAGTGATTGCTGTAATTACATCAACTATTGTTGGAGTTGTATTTACAGTTGCAGTAATTGCTACTAAAAATTATTACCCGAGAATGTTTTCTGATAAACCCGAAGTCCTACATGAGACATCCAAATTGTCATATTTCTTGGCTGCTACTATTTTCCTAATGAGTATCCAACCAATACTTCATG GTGTAGCAGTTGGAGCTGGATGGCAATATTCAGTTGCGATTATAAACGTTGTTTGTTACTATATAATTGGCCTTCCTTTGGGTGCTTGCCTTGGTTACATTGCAAACATTGGTGTTAATGGAATATGGACAGGAATGCTCGTCGGTACCTTGCTTCAAACATTAGTTTTGATGTATAAAATGTGGAAAGTTAATTGGCGAAAAGAG GCAATATATGCTGAAGAGCGCATCAGAACATATGGTGACCAGCCTTCTCAAGATGGTATTGAACAAACTGGATCGCGTGGTACCTCGCCTCTGCCAGTAGTAACATGA